Proteins from a single region of Streptomyces sp. TN58:
- a CDS encoding DUF6177 family protein, with protein sequence MTKDVVALTQQMPAPWTVLAGLLSGGPDKLVESAGEGAVIQLCDEQGRPLVSVEAPLLVQVEGEAERLLGATPPRVPYWWTEARATTGVPEAERLAGTFAARLASLASGSAWPPEAARSVAVVESDGISVAPTPAAAQPAVDVLTRNVAVVIMDRPVVAMTAWLSDAFRAAAAAERGLQIVTPPGTVLSPAVLANMPDWPSRWVVQDQRDGYYDGLSGAVLRWQEGMFATLVSPDATEDDPRTPVAASYQEVAETGQRQLALTFRTIHPADDRLVLGGALETVWRELTGAPPAGWGTAEPANLPWSPGRLTDVAFARAPEPTWFVVVGGPERPGLATVRISRTKAGVEETVTMALGYGEGEEPPLDALPRVAEALVTRHRLQSMLVQLRKARRDLLVPPRFEGPGVPLAFVLGAEEVRAMPDDRARRTPLAQAPVRLGPKSRPGYYYPLPGDPSDLTGWADFERLTRHLKGS encoded by the coding sequence ATGACCAAGGACGTCGTAGCCCTGACCCAGCAGATGCCGGCCCCCTGGACGGTGCTGGCGGGCCTGCTCTCCGGAGGCCCCGACAAGCTGGTGGAGTCGGCCGGCGAGGGGGCGGTCATCCAGCTCTGCGACGAGCAGGGCCGGCCGCTCGTCTCGGTCGAGGCACCGCTGCTCGTACAGGTCGAAGGTGAGGCGGAGCGGCTGCTCGGCGCCACCCCGCCGCGCGTCCCGTACTGGTGGACCGAGGCCCGCGCCACCACCGGTGTACCGGAGGCCGAACGCCTCGCGGGCACCTTCGCGGCGCGGCTGGCCTCGCTCGCCTCCGGGAGCGCCTGGCCGCCGGAGGCGGCGCGGTCGGTTGCGGTGGTCGAGAGCGACGGCATCAGTGTGGCGCCGACTCCGGCCGCGGCCCAGCCCGCCGTCGACGTGCTGACCCGCAACGTCGCCGTGGTCATCATGGACCGCCCGGTCGTCGCGATGACGGCCTGGCTCTCGGACGCGTTCCGGGCCGCGGCGGCGGCCGAGCGGGGCCTGCAGATCGTCACCCCGCCCGGGACGGTGCTGTCCCCGGCGGTCCTGGCGAACATGCCGGACTGGCCCTCGCGGTGGGTCGTACAGGATCAGCGGGACGGCTACTACGACGGCCTGTCGGGCGCGGTGCTGCGCTGGCAGGAGGGCATGTTCGCGACGCTCGTGTCGCCGGACGCCACCGAGGACGACCCGCGGACGCCGGTCGCCGCCTCGTACCAGGAGGTCGCGGAGACGGGGCAGCGCCAGCTCGCCCTCACCTTCCGCACCATCCACCCGGCGGACGACCGGCTGGTGCTGGGCGGGGCCCTGGAGACGGTGTGGCGGGAGCTGACGGGCGCCCCGCCGGCCGGGTGGGGCACGGCCGAGCCCGCCAACCTGCCCTGGTCGCCCGGCCGGCTGACGGACGTGGCGTTCGCGCGGGCGCCCGAGCCGACGTGGTTCGTCGTCGTCGGCGGCCCGGAGCGGCCCGGCCTGGCCACGGTGCGGATCAGCCGTACGAAGGCGGGCGTCGAGGAGACCGTGACGATGGCGCTCGGCTACGGCGAGGGCGAGGAGCCGCCGCTGGACGCCCTCCCGCGGGTCGCGGAGGCGCTGGTCACCCGCCACCGGCTCCAGTCGATGCTCGTACAGCTCCGCAAAGCCCGGCGCGACCTGCTGGTACCGCCGCGGTTCGAGGGGCCGGGGGTGCCGCTGGCCTTCGTACTGGGTGCGGAGGAGGTGCGCGCCATGCCGGACGACCGGGCGCGGCGCACCCCGCTGGCGCAGGCGCCGGTGCGGCTGGGGCCCAAGTCCCGTCCGGGCTACTACTACCCGCTGCCGGGCGACCCGTCGGACCTGACGGGGTGGGCGGACTTCGAGCGGCTGACACGGCATCTGAAGGGCTCGTGA
- a CDS encoding DUF6507 family protein has protein sequence MTSWDIKPQGVQSQLKTVGGNAGELEKALNALLTAMSEAAQAAGTAVPGSQAETKLQGPVPAGKPPLSQKAMGPVAAALGEYLTARKPEFKSMAERIEACILGAVKATNEYLEGDLDQAKAAQDAAKSVNLDILREKPGGKK, from the coding sequence ATGACGTCATGGGACATCAAGCCGCAGGGCGTGCAGAGCCAGTTGAAGACCGTCGGCGGGAACGCCGGCGAGTTGGAGAAGGCCCTGAACGCGCTGCTCACAGCCATGTCTGAGGCGGCCCAGGCCGCGGGGACGGCCGTCCCGGGCTCGCAGGCGGAGACGAAGCTGCAGGGCCCCGTGCCCGCCGGCAAACCGCCCCTGTCCCAGAAGGCGATGGGCCCCGTCGCGGCCGCGCTGGGCGAGTACCTGACGGCCCGCAAGCCGGAGTTCAAGTCGATGGCCGAGCGGATCGAGGCGTGCATCCTCGGCGCGGTCAAGGCCACGAACGAGTACCTGGAAGGCGACCTGGACCAGGCCAAGGCGGCCCAGGACGCGGCCAAGTCCGTCAACCTCGACATCCTGCGTGAGAAGCCCGGGGGCAAGAAGTGA
- the eccCa gene encoding type VII secretion protein EccCa, whose amino-acid sequence MSTRLIHRPARTVRPPAPPEARTIEAPPNLPEGKAGSIAMSLLPVAGVMSSVVMMTVVRNSQFAALGALILVVTIVGSVALVFSQRGKAQRTRRTQREAYLAYLEDLREELSAEERDRAEHADVLNPPPHALYDIVRDPARLWERRRTDGDFLRVRVGTGEMPVRDLQIGQQGSSVLTPPDRFMLNEASALTARFRNGTELPLTVPLDRVGNVSVIGPREDCLRVARALLVQAAAMHAPDDVAIALAVPGDRLPDWEWAKWMPHLLDTEQLDGPVAARRIAPSPDQLARQIGPELRRRASYAAEVRRGLSGKDALSMTSRLLVVTDGHGEDAVELPRPDDAVGLREMGVTVLHLLDQRIQEPGHVGVRITVDGDRVLIEDLRQDEPVSAHGTVDEVGIPFAEGLARMIAPLRLSAESLIDAPLSGPVDFADLLGIDDVARLDLASLWAPRGERAFLRVPIGVSDSREPVLLDLKESSELGMGPHGLCVGATGSGKSELLRTLVLALVATHPPEDLALVLVDYKGGATFAPFADLPHVAGVITNLENQAGLVERVHASLAGEVKRRQQVLKDAGNVADIGDYAALRADRRPDLDPLPHLFVVIDEFGELLTAKPDFIDLFLSIGRIGRSIGVHLLLSSQRIEGGKLKGLDTYLSYRLGLRTFSADESRTVLDTTDAFHLPPLPGFGYLKVDTSHYERFKASYVSGAYRGPVQRADEEDSGPLALEYGAFNSPSEESTGGQEPSARRRETGPTEMGVIVEQLQHAAAPVRRIWLPPLPDAIALDSVAGPLDVGVRGMQLSKRRDRLVVPLGLLDDPTKQWQGRWYLDLTVAGGHAAVIGGPQSGKTTLLRTLVLSLALTHTPQEVGVYGLDLVGGGLQALSGLPHVGGIAGRADRERAARTVEEVRTMLALREDLFREHGIDSVEQLRALHAAGRLPQLASAEIVLVIDGFGALRDDFEELDDAVVDILKRGGGYGIHVVAGMLRWNDVRIAVQSNFGTRVELRLNDPSESSIERKLAETLAPDEPGRVLTDGKLFAQVALPRTDGLTDTAELGSVLERTARTIRATWSGDAAQPVRVLPHLLEPHLLPGPVAEPKRVPIGLDQSALAPVLLDLFHHDQHLLVMGDSECGKTNLLKTVAGGLIERYGEDELVFAIMDPRRSLRGVVPEEFNGGYAYNAKMCAGLAAGIATELERRMPDDSAPLEDLEPGSWGGGPRIVVLVDDYDVLTTAGQSPLAPFVPYVPSAADIGLHFVLTRRVAGASRGMYEPLVQGLRESGASAIVMAGDRGEGQLFPGVYASQQPAGRGVLVRRGQSNRLIQTVYAPE is encoded by the coding sequence ATGAGTACCCGACTGATCCACCGCCCGGCACGGACCGTCAGGCCGCCGGCGCCCCCCGAGGCGCGCACCATCGAGGCCCCGCCCAACCTCCCCGAGGGGAAGGCGGGCAGCATCGCGATGTCGCTGCTGCCCGTCGCCGGCGTCATGTCGTCCGTCGTGATGATGACGGTCGTCCGCAACAGCCAGTTCGCCGCGCTCGGCGCGCTGATCCTCGTGGTCACCATCGTCGGCTCCGTAGCGCTCGTCTTCTCCCAGCGCGGCAAGGCCCAGCGCACCCGCCGCACCCAGCGCGAGGCCTACCTCGCCTACCTGGAGGACCTGCGCGAGGAGCTCTCCGCCGAGGAACGCGACCGCGCCGAGCACGCCGACGTGCTCAACCCGCCGCCGCACGCCCTGTACGACATCGTCCGCGACCCCGCCCGGCTGTGGGAGCGCCGCCGCACCGACGGGGACTTCCTGCGCGTGCGCGTCGGCACCGGCGAGATGCCCGTACGCGACCTGCAGATCGGCCAGCAGGGCTCCTCCGTCCTCACCCCGCCCGACCGCTTCATGCTCAACGAGGCCTCGGCGCTCACCGCCCGCTTCCGCAACGGCACCGAACTCCCGCTCACCGTGCCGCTCGACCGCGTCGGCAACGTCAGCGTCATCGGCCCCCGCGAGGACTGCCTGCGCGTCGCCCGCGCCCTGCTCGTCCAGGCCGCCGCCATGCACGCCCCCGACGACGTGGCGATAGCACTGGCCGTGCCCGGCGACCGGCTCCCCGACTGGGAGTGGGCCAAGTGGATGCCGCACCTCCTGGACACCGAGCAGCTCGACGGCCCCGTCGCCGCCCGCCGCATCGCGCCCTCCCCGGACCAGCTCGCCCGGCAGATCGGCCCCGAGCTGCGCCGCCGGGCCTCCTACGCCGCCGAGGTGCGCCGCGGACTGTCCGGCAAGGACGCCCTGTCCATGACGTCCCGGCTGCTCGTCGTGACCGACGGACACGGCGAGGACGCGGTCGAACTGCCCCGCCCCGACGACGCGGTCGGCCTGCGCGAGATGGGCGTCACCGTCCTGCACCTGCTCGACCAGCGCATCCAGGAGCCCGGCCACGTCGGCGTACGCATCACCGTCGACGGCGACCGGGTCCTCATCGAGGACCTGCGCCAGGACGAACCCGTCAGCGCCCACGGCACCGTCGACGAGGTCGGCATCCCCTTCGCCGAGGGCCTGGCCCGGATGATCGCCCCACTGCGCCTGTCCGCCGAGTCCCTGATCGACGCCCCGCTGTCCGGGCCCGTCGACTTCGCCGACCTGCTCGGCATCGACGACGTCGCCCGCCTGGACCTGGCGAGCCTGTGGGCACCGCGCGGCGAACGCGCCTTCCTGCGCGTGCCCATCGGCGTCAGCGACTCCCGCGAGCCCGTGCTGCTGGACCTCAAGGAGTCCTCCGAGCTGGGCATGGGCCCGCACGGCCTGTGCGTCGGCGCGACCGGCTCCGGCAAGTCCGAGCTGCTGCGCACCCTCGTCCTCGCCCTGGTGGCCACGCACCCGCCGGAGGACCTCGCCCTGGTCCTCGTCGACTACAAGGGCGGCGCGACCTTCGCTCCGTTCGCCGACCTCCCGCACGTCGCCGGCGTCATCACCAACCTGGAGAACCAGGCCGGGCTCGTGGAACGCGTCCACGCCTCGCTGGCCGGCGAGGTCAAGCGCCGCCAGCAGGTCCTCAAGGACGCCGGCAACGTCGCCGACATCGGCGACTACGCCGCGCTGCGCGCCGACCGCCGGCCTGACCTGGACCCGCTCCCGCACCTGTTCGTCGTCATCGACGAGTTCGGCGAACTCCTCACCGCCAAGCCCGACTTCATCGACCTGTTCCTGTCCATCGGCCGCATCGGCCGATCCATCGGCGTCCACCTGCTGCTGTCCAGCCAGCGCATCGAGGGCGGCAAGCTCAAGGGCCTGGACACCTACCTCTCGTACCGGCTGGGCCTGCGCACCTTCTCCGCCGACGAGTCCCGCACCGTCCTGGACACCACCGACGCCTTCCACCTGCCCCCGCTGCCCGGCTTCGGCTACCTCAAGGTCGACACCAGCCACTACGAGCGCTTCAAGGCCAGCTACGTCTCCGGCGCCTACCGGGGCCCCGTGCAGCGCGCCGACGAGGAGGACAGCGGCCCGCTCGCCCTGGAGTACGGGGCCTTCAACTCCCCCTCCGAGGAGAGCACCGGCGGTCAGGAGCCCTCGGCGCGCCGGCGCGAGACCGGCCCCACCGAGATGGGCGTCATCGTCGAGCAGCTGCAGCACGCCGCCGCACCGGTGCGCCGCATCTGGCTGCCCCCGCTGCCCGACGCGATCGCCCTGGACTCCGTCGCCGGCCCCCTCGACGTGGGCGTACGCGGCATGCAGCTCTCCAAGCGCCGCGACCGGCTCGTCGTACCGCTCGGCCTGCTCGACGACCCGACGAAGCAGTGGCAGGGACGCTGGTACCTCGACCTCACCGTCGCGGGCGGCCACGCGGCCGTCATCGGCGGCCCGCAGTCCGGCAAGACCACCCTGCTGCGGACCCTCGTGCTCTCGCTCGCCCTGACCCACACCCCGCAGGAGGTCGGCGTCTACGGCCTCGACCTGGTCGGCGGCGGCCTTCAGGCCCTGTCCGGCCTGCCACACGTGGGCGGGATCGCGGGCCGCGCCGACCGCGAGCGCGCGGCCCGCACCGTCGAAGAGGTGCGCACCATGCTCGCCCTGCGCGAGGACCTCTTCCGCGAGCACGGCATCGACTCCGTCGAGCAGCTGCGCGCCCTGCACGCGGCCGGGCGGCTGCCGCAGCTCGCCTCCGCCGAGATCGTCCTCGTCATCGACGGGTTCGGCGCGCTGCGCGACGACTTCGAGGAGCTCGACGACGCCGTCGTCGACATCCTCAAGCGAGGCGGCGGCTACGGCATCCACGTCGTCGCGGGCATGCTCCGCTGGAACGACGTCCGCATCGCCGTCCAGTCGAACTTCGGCACCCGTGTCGAGCTGCGCCTGAACGACCCCAGCGAGTCCAGCATCGAGCGCAAGCTCGCCGAGACCCTGGCGCCCGACGAGCCGGGCCGCGTCCTGACCGACGGCAAGCTGTTCGCGCAGGTGGCGCTGCCCCGCACGGACGGCCTCACCGACACCGCGGAGCTGGGCTCCGTCCTGGAGCGCACGGCCCGTACGATCCGCGCCACCTGGAGCGGCGACGCCGCCCAGCCGGTCCGGGTCCTGCCGCACCTGCTGGAGCCGCATCTGCTGCCGGGCCCGGTCGCCGAGCCGAAGCGGGTGCCGATCGGGCTCGACCAGAGCGCGCTGGCGCCCGTACTCCTCGACCTCTTCCACCACGACCAGCACCTGCTGGTCATGGGCGACAGCGAATGCGGCAAGACGAACCTGCTGAAGACCGTCGCCGGCGGCCTCATCGAGCGCTACGGCGAAGACGAGCTGGTATTCGCGATCATGGACCCGCGGCGCAGCCTGCGCGGCGTCGTCCCGGAGGAGTTCAACGGCGGCTACGCCTACAACGCCAAGATGTGCGCCGGGCTGGCCGCGGGCATCGCCACCGAGCTGGAGCGGCGGATGCCCGACGACAGCGCCCCGCTGGAGGACCTGGAGCCGGGCAGCTGGGGCGGCGGGCCGCGGATCGTGGTCCTCGTCGACGACTACGACGTGCTGACCACCGCGGGACAGTCGCCGCTGGCCCCGTTCGTCCCCTACGTCCCGTCGGCGGCGGACATCGGCCTGCACTTCGTCCTGACCCGCCGCGTCGCGGGCGCCTCGCGCGGCATGTACGAGCCGCTGGTGCAGGGCCTGCGCGAGTCGGGTGCCTCGGCGATCGTCATGGCGGGCGACCGGGGCGAGGGCCAGCTCTTCCCGGGGGTGTACGCCTCCCAGCAGCCGGCCGGGCGCGGTGTCCTCGTCCGCAGGGGCCAGTCCAACCGGCTGATCCAGACCGTGTACGCACCCGAGTGA
- a CDS encoding MinD/ParA family ATP-binding protein: MDRQLSGTGRKPRHGEPFSARALRAVRRTVSSSAAREVAEATRAAEVLQQPVTTGRQIAVTSIRGGAGKSTVAALLGTTYAHYRQDPVLFVEADPALGSLPIRLGAESLRWTTGDVADIVEPQMSLLDITGYLVQLRDNAWLLPGSQGQIGAMLDTRAYERAMVALRRYFGVTVVDCETLPAEVARVALSASQARVLATPATLDGVSSTFAVLQWMKGLPPHMLASTCVVITEQAPHSGVDLADAVRTLEAAGPSVHVLPYDRHLADGGHIRTELLAHSTRQTAARLAADVFQLSQKRH; encoded by the coding sequence GTGGACCGGCAGCTCTCGGGGACCGGCCGCAAGCCCCGGCACGGCGAGCCCTTCTCCGCCCGCGCCCTGCGCGCCGTCCGGAGAACCGTTTCCTCCTCGGCGGCCCGCGAGGTCGCCGAAGCCACCCGTGCCGCCGAGGTGCTCCAGCAGCCCGTCACCACCGGCCGCCAGATCGCCGTCACCTCCATCCGCGGCGGCGCCGGCAAGTCCACGGTCGCCGCCCTGCTCGGCACCACGTACGCCCACTACCGGCAGGACCCCGTCCTCTTCGTCGAGGCCGACCCGGCCCTCGGCTCCCTGCCGATCCGGCTCGGCGCCGAGAGCCTGCGCTGGACCACCGGCGACGTCGCCGACATCGTCGAGCCCCAGATGTCGCTGCTCGACATCACCGGCTACCTCGTCCAGCTCCGCGACAACGCCTGGCTGCTGCCCGGCAGCCAGGGCCAGATCGGCGCGATGCTCGACACCCGCGCCTACGAACGGGCCATGGTCGCGCTGCGCCGCTACTTCGGCGTCACCGTCGTCGACTGCGAAACCCTCCCCGCCGAGGTCGCCCGCGTCGCGCTCTCCGCCTCCCAGGCCCGCGTCCTGGCCACTCCCGCCACCCTGGACGGCGTCAGCAGCACCTTCGCCGTCCTCCAGTGGATGAAGGGCCTGCCCCCGCACATGCTGGCGAGCACCTGCGTCGTCATCACCGAGCAGGCACCGCACTCCGGGGTCGACCTCGCCGACGCGGTGCGCACCCTGGAGGCGGCCGGGCCGAGCGTCCACGTCCTGCCGTACGACCGCCACCTCGCCGACGGCGGCCACATCCGCACCGAACTGCTCGCCCACTCGACCCGGCAGACCGCCGCCCGGCTCGCCGCGGACGTCTTCCAGCTCTCCCAGAAGCGCCACTGA
- a CDS encoding pore-forming ESAT-6 family protein, which yields MGTGGTDRRAYDVGASTEVQGGIKAVIGQLEQVIAAREAQVAAAMSDFAADGVADDYHAKELRWKNASQEVKNIIRLLNTTLEKNDATARQTLQRAKAAVDNIG from the coding sequence ATGGGTACGGGTGGGACGGACCGTCGTGCGTACGACGTGGGCGCCTCGACGGAGGTGCAGGGCGGCATCAAGGCGGTGATCGGCCAGCTGGAGCAGGTGATCGCCGCACGTGAGGCGCAGGTGGCGGCGGCGATGTCGGACTTCGCGGCGGACGGTGTGGCGGACGACTACCACGCCAAGGAACTGCGCTGGAAGAACGCCTCGCAGGAGGTCAAGAACATCATCCGGCTGCTGAACACGACGCTGGAGAAGAACGACGCGACGGCGCGCCAGACGCTGCAGCGCGCGAAGGCCGCGGTCGACAACATCGGCTGA